In Flavobacterium gelatinilyticum, a genomic segment contains:
- a CDS encoding DUF6495 family protein, which yields MKYARLTKEQFDELHAEFASFLAAQAIDKTEWDSLKINKPEVAEQELDVFSDLIWEGVLSRAEFLEHFSKNHIFLFHCFDTYVQSIILKSQDASVDFLTKDGLQWLSDNMFTDNIEMKVGKKVFTEERNSSIFELIKQGAFLSDGQLFTQINTILES from the coding sequence ATGAAATACGCAAGATTAACAAAAGAACAATTTGACGAGCTGCATGCTGAATTTGCCAGTTTTTTAGCTGCCCAGGCAATTGATAAGACAGAATGGGATTCCTTGAAAATTAACAAACCTGAAGTTGCAGAGCAGGAATTGGATGTTTTCTCTGATTTGATTTGGGAAGGGGTTTTATCCAGAGCTGAGTTTTTGGAACATTTTTCAAAAAATCACATATTCTTATTTCATTGTTTTGATACTTACGTGCAGTCAATAATTTTGAAATCACAAGACGCTTCTGTTGATTTTTTAACTAAAGATGGTCTTCAGTGGTTGAGCGATAATATGTTTACTGATAATATAGAAATGAAAGTTGGTAAGAAGGTGTTTACAGAAGAACGAAATTCTTCAATATTTGAGTTAATTAAACAAGGTGCTTTTTTAAGTGATGGACAGTTGTTTACTCAAATAAATACAATCCTTGAATCTTAG
- the rplI gene encoding 50S ribosomal protein L9 produces MELILKQDVQNLGFKDDVVSVKPGYGRNFLIPQGFAALATPSAKKVLAENLKQRAHKEAKIVADAKALAETLKALEIKLTAKAGGEKLFGSITNIDIAEALEKSGNAIDRKFITSGVVKRLGKYNATVRLHRDVIVELPYEIVAEK; encoded by the coding sequence ATGGAACTTATTTTAAAACAAGACGTGCAAAACTTAGGATTTAAAGATGATGTAGTATCTGTAAAACCTGGTTACGGTCGTAACTTTTTAATTCCTCAAGGTTTTGCTGCATTAGCAACTCCTTCTGCTAAAAAAGTTTTAGCTGAAAACCTAAAACAAAGAGCACACAAAGAAGCTAAAATTGTTGCTGATGCTAAAGCATTAGCTGAAACATTAAAAGCTCTTGAAATTAAACTTACTGCAAAAGCTGGTGGAGAGAAACTTTTTGGTTCTATCACTAACATCGATATCGCTGAAGCTTTAGAGAAATCTGGTAACGCTATCGATAGAAAATTCATCACTAGCGGTGTTGTAAAACGTTTAGGTAAATACAATGCTACAGTTCGTTTACACAGAGATGTAATCGTTGAATTACCATACGAAATTGTTGCTGAAAAGTAA
- the rpsR gene encoding 30S ribosomal protein S18 produces the protein MSTIEQSAKGKKDGDIRYLTPLNIETNKTKKYCRFKKSGIKYIDYKDADFLLKFVNEQGKILPRRLTGTSLKYQRKVSVAVKRARHLALMPYVADLLK, from the coding sequence ATGTCTACAATTGAGCAATCTGCAAAGGGAAAAAAAGACGGAGATATCAGATATTTAACGCCTTTAAACATTGAAACTAACAAAACTAAAAAGTATTGCCGTTTCAAAAAATCTGGAATCAAATATATCGATTATAAAGATGCTGATTTCTTATTGAAATTCGTTAATGAGCAAGGAAAAATTCTTCCTCGTCGTTTAACTGGAACTTCATTAAAATACCAAAGAAAAGTTTCTGTAGCTGTAAAAAGAGCTCGTCACTTAGCTTTAATGCCATACGTGGCCGATTTATTAAAATAA
- the rpsF gene encoding 30S ribosomal protein S6, which yields MNHYETVFILNPVLSEVQVKETVTKFEEFLTSRGAEMVSKEDWGLKKMAYEIQNKKSGFYHLFEFKVAGEVLLAFETEFRRDERVMRFLTVSLDKHAISWAERRRAKLKSTKA from the coding sequence ATGAATCATTATGAAACTGTTTTCATTTTAAATCCCGTTTTATCTGAGGTTCAGGTGAAGGAAACAGTAACGAAATTTGAAGAATTTCTTACTAGTAGAGGAGCTGAAATGGTATCAAAAGAGGATTGGGGTCTTAAAAAAATGGCTTACGAAATCCAAAACAAAAAAAGTGGTTTTTATCACTTATTTGAGTTCAAAGTAGCTGGAGAAGTTCTACTTGCTTTTGAAACTGAATTTAGACGTGACGAAAGAGTTATGCGTTTCTTAACTGTAAGTTTAGACAAACATGCTATTTCATGGGCGGAAAGAAGAAGAGCTAAATTAAAATCTACTAAAGCGTAA
- a CDS encoding LytR/AlgR family response regulator transcription factor, producing MKLNCVVVDDSSIQRTIIAKLVNNHPGLHLIGDFSNAIEAKSCISLNNIDLIFLDIEMPVINGFDFLDGLKSKPQIIFITSKAEYALKAFDYDATDYLQKPIAVDRFNASVKRAIDMHMLKKEVKEEEGEHIFIKSNLKKLKIFTAKIKWIEAFGDYVRVVTEDDSNLVLSTMKSFENDLSKDKFIRVHKSYIINIDKVERFNSKFAEIGITKIPLSRNKKEDLVKALSTSS from the coding sequence ATGAAACTAAACTGTGTTGTTGTGGATGATAGTTCTATACAGAGGACAATTATTGCAAAATTAGTTAATAATCACCCAGGTTTGCACTTAATCGGGGACTTTTCTAATGCAATAGAAGCAAAAAGTTGTATATCATTAAATAATATCGATTTAATATTTCTTGATATAGAAATGCCAGTTATTAACGGTTTTGATTTTCTGGACGGATTAAAATCTAAACCGCAAATCATATTTATTACTTCTAAAGCCGAATATGCTTTAAAAGCCTTTGATTATGATGCTACTGATTACCTGCAAAAGCCAATCGCTGTAGATCGTTTCAATGCCTCTGTAAAAAGGGCTATTGACATGCATATGCTTAAGAAAGAAGTTAAAGAAGAAGAAGGTGAACATATCTTTATCAAAAGTAACCTTAAAAAGCTTAAAATTTTCACCGCAAAAATCAAATGGATTGAAGCTTTTGGTGATTATGTAAGAGTTGTTACCGAAGACGACAGCAACTTAGTATTGTCCACAATGAAATCTTTTGAAAATGACTTATCAAAAGATAAATTTATTCGTGTACATAAGTCCTATATCATTAATATTGATAAAGTAGAACGCTTTAACAGTAAATTTGCCGAAATCGGAATTACTAAAATTCCGCTCAGCCGAAATAAAAAAGAAGATTTAGTAAAAGCATTGTCAACGTCTAGTTAA
- the priA gene encoding replication restart helicase PriA — protein MFFIEVILPLSLAKTFTYRVSEAEFHFIKKGMRVAVPFGKSKIYTALVLDIHENAPTLYEAKEIHQILDEKPIATEIQIKHWLWVANYYMCGIGDVYRGAFPTGLLLESETIVSYKPDVVVNDSELSDDEFLIYEALHHQSSLKIQDIVSILNKKNILPTLQKLIAKDVIFLEEEIKESYKPKLVKFVKLHSKYETDQGLSDLLGILKNDKQREIVLAYFQISASEKKPVTVKKLVEVSGSTSAVIKTLVKNEILEEYLLQQDRVSFTGEKSEKELQLSEAQEKAFTAIKNSFLEKEVCLLHGVTSSGKTEIYIKLIEEYLHTGKQVLYLLPEIALTTQLVSRLRLHFGDKVAVFHSKYSNNERVEVWRQTLENSEKAQIVIGARSALFLPFNDLGLLIVDEEHEQTFKQTDPAPRYHARDSAIVLANFYKAKVLLGSATPSIETYFNTQNDKYGLVTLTERYKNVRMPEVVLVDLKDKHFRKRMTGHFSDLLIEEMAEALSLGEQIILFQNRRGYSPIIECLTCGHVPHCQQCDVSLTYHKFKNQLRCHYCGYSIAKPTNCHSCSSIDLSTKGFGTEQIEQELVSLFPKAKTARMDQDTTRGKFGFEKLIDNFKNREIDILVGTQMLAKGLDFDNVSLVGIMNADNMLHHPDFRAFERSFQMMTQVAGRAGRSEKQGKVVIQTYNPNHNTIQQVTNHNYIGMYKEQLYDRQIYKYPPYFRIIKLTLKHKDYDKLKEGSMWLYQVLSQNLGMPVLGPEEPGISRIRNEYIRTILIKIPQNLHLGNTKKTIQKMLNSFEAVAQYRAIKVVVNVDFY, from the coding sequence ATGTTTTTTATCGAAGTTATTTTACCGCTTTCCTTAGCAAAAACCTTTACATATCGTGTTTCTGAGGCCGAATTCCATTTTATAAAAAAAGGAATGCGCGTGGCGGTACCTTTTGGTAAAAGTAAAATTTATACTGCACTTGTATTAGATATACACGAAAATGCTCCAACTTTATATGAAGCCAAAGAAATTCATCAGATTTTAGATGAAAAACCTATTGCAACCGAAATTCAGATAAAACACTGGCTTTGGGTGGCTAATTATTATATGTGCGGTATTGGTGATGTTTACAGAGGCGCTTTTCCAACAGGATTGTTGTTGGAAAGTGAAACAATTGTTTCGTACAAACCTGATGTCGTGGTAAATGATAGTGAACTTTCTGATGATGAATTCCTGATTTATGAAGCTTTACATCATCAAAGTTCTCTAAAAATTCAGGATATAGTTTCGATTTTAAATAAAAAGAATATCCTTCCGACACTTCAAAAATTAATTGCAAAAGATGTTATTTTTTTAGAAGAAGAAATAAAGGAAAGTTATAAGCCCAAACTGGTTAAGTTTGTAAAACTGCATTCGAAATACGAAACAGATCAAGGTTTGTCTGATTTGCTGGGTATTCTGAAAAATGATAAACAAAGAGAAATTGTTTTGGCTTATTTTCAAATAAGTGCTTCAGAGAAAAAGCCGGTAACGGTTAAGAAATTAGTTGAGGTTTCTGGTTCAACTTCGGCAGTAATTAAAACTTTGGTTAAAAATGAAATTCTGGAAGAATATCTTTTACAGCAAGATAGGGTTTCGTTTACAGGAGAAAAATCAGAAAAAGAACTTCAATTAAGTGAGGCACAGGAAAAAGCTTTTACAGCAATAAAAAACAGTTTTTTAGAAAAAGAAGTTTGCCTGCTTCATGGTGTGACCTCAAGCGGAAAAACAGAAATTTATATTAAATTAATTGAAGAGTATCTGCATACAGGAAAACAGGTTTTGTATCTGCTTCCTGAAATTGCATTAACTACACAATTGGTTTCTCGTCTTCGACTTCATTTTGGAGATAAAGTTGCTGTTTTTCATTCTAAATATAGCAATAATGAAAGAGTTGAGGTTTGGAGGCAAACACTCGAAAATTCAGAAAAAGCACAAATTGTAATAGGAGCGAGGTCGGCTTTGTTTTTACCTTTTAACGATCTTGGTTTATTGATTGTTGATGAAGAACACGAACAGACTTTTAAACAAACAGATCCTGCACCAAGATATCATGCAAGAGATTCTGCAATTGTTTTGGCTAATTTTTATAAAGCCAAAGTACTTTTAGGTTCTGCAACACCAAGTATAGAAACTTATTTTAATACTCAAAACGATAAGTACGGATTAGTTACGCTTACAGAACGATATAAAAACGTTCGTATGCCAGAAGTTGTTTTGGTTGATTTGAAAGACAAGCATTTCCGAAAAAGAATGACAGGCCATTTTAGTGATCTTTTAATAGAAGAAATGGCAGAAGCTTTGTCTTTGGGCGAACAAATTATTTTGTTTCAAAACAGGCGAGGATATTCTCCTATAATTGAATGTCTGACTTGCGGACACGTGCCTCATTGCCAACAATGTGATGTGAGTTTGACGTATCATAAATTTAAAAATCAGCTTCGTTGTCATTATTGTGGGTACTCTATTGCTAAACCAACAAATTGCCATAGTTGTTCAAGTATCGATTTGTCGACTAAGGGTTTTGGTACAGAGCAAATTGAGCAAGAGCTGGTTTCTTTGTTTCCAAAAGCGAAAACCGCTCGTATGGATCAGGATACTACACGTGGTAAATTTGGTTTTGAGAAACTTATAGATAATTTCAAAAACAGGGAGATTGATATTTTAGTAGGAACCCAAATGCTGGCCAAAGGCTTAGATTTTGATAATGTAAGTCTGGTTGGAATCATGAATGCCGATAATATGCTCCATCATCCTGACTTTAGAGCTTTTGAACGTAGTTTTCAGATGATGACGCAGGTTGCAGGAAGGGCAGGAAGATCTGAAAAACAGGGAAAAGTTGTTATTCAAACTTATAATCCAAATCATAATACAATTCAGCAAGTTACCAACCATAATTATATAGGTATGTATAAGGAGCAATTGTATGACAGGCAGATTTATAAATATCCTCCTTATTTCCGTATCATAAAACTCACTTTAAAGCATAAGGATTACGATAAATTAAAAGAAGGTTCAATGTGGTTGTATCAGGTTTTGAGCCAAAATCTGGGTATGCCGGTTTTAGGCCCGGAAGAGCCTGGAATAAGCAGAATACGAAATGAATATATTAGAACAATATTAATAAAGATACCACAAAACCTGCATTTAGGAAATACAAAAAAAACTATTCAGAAAATGCTGAATAGTTTTGAAGCGGTTGCTCAATACAGAGCGATTAAAGTTGTTGTAAACGTCGATTTTTATTAA
- the bla-B1-FLAV gene encoding subclass B1 metallo-beta-lactamase, giving the protein MRKLASIILLLTIAINSFGQSKNSPLPISHLTGDFYVYKTFHDYKGTLISANALYLVTDKGVVLFDAPWDETQFQPLLDSIKAKHNKKVIMLFATHSHDDRAGGFDFYRKKGIKTYSIKLTDDILKKENKPRAEFIIPNDKTFTVGNHTFEVYYPGKGHASDNVIVWFDKEKVLYGGCFVKSADAKDLGYLGDSDVKEWKKSIGRVKTKFKNPIYIIPGHEDWTNTESLNHTLKLVDEYLAQKSSEKK; this is encoded by the coding sequence ATGCGAAAATTAGCTTCGATAATTTTATTATTAACCATAGCTATAAATAGTTTTGGTCAATCTAAAAATTCGCCATTACCAATAAGTCATCTAACAGGTGACTTTTATGTTTATAAAACCTTTCATGATTATAAAGGAACGCTGATTTCTGCAAATGCACTTTATCTAGTTACTGATAAAGGAGTTGTGTTATTTGATGCACCTTGGGACGAAACTCAGTTTCAACCTTTGTTAGACAGCATAAAAGCAAAACATAATAAAAAAGTTATTATGCTTTTTGCAACACATTCTCACGATGATCGTGCCGGAGGTTTTGATTTTTACAGAAAAAAAGGAATTAAAACATATTCGATTAAGTTAACAGATGATATTCTAAAAAAAGAGAATAAACCAAGAGCTGAATTCATAATTCCGAATGATAAAACTTTTACAGTCGGGAATCATACTTTTGAGGTTTATTATCCTGGAAAAGGACACGCGTCTGATAATGTAATAGTTTGGTTTGATAAAGAAAAAGTACTTTACGGAGGCTGCTTTGTAAAAAGTGCCGATGCAAAAGATTTAGGTTATTTGGGTGATTCTGATGTGAAAGAATGGAAAAAATCTATTGGCAGGGTAAAAACAAAATTTAAGAATCCAATTTATATTATTCCGGGGCACGAAGACTGGACTAATACAGAGTCTTTAAATCATACTTTAAAATTGGTAGATGAGTATCTGGCTCAAAAATCTTCTGAAAAAAAATAG
- a CDS encoding DUF2147 domain-containing protein, which produces MKNLMLTIGVFFFALTMQSQGVIGKWKTIDDETGEAKSIVEIYEKSGKVYGKVVDILRDSHKKDVCVKCDGAEKNKPILGMVIMNGLKKDGSEYNGGTILDPTSGKKYKCYITLESPDKLKLRGYVGVSLMGRTQYWTRVKN; this is translated from the coding sequence ATGAAAAATTTGATGCTAACTATCGGAGTGTTCTTCTTTGCCCTGACCATGCAAAGCCAAGGTGTAATTGGAAAATGGAAAACCATTGATGATGAAACAGGCGAAGCAAAATCAATTGTAGAGATTTACGAGAAATCAGGAAAAGTTTACGGTAAAGTTGTAGATATTCTTCGTGACAGTCATAAAAAAGACGTTTGTGTAAAGTGTGACGGAGCTGAAAAAAACAAACCAATTTTAGGAATGGTAATTATGAATGGTCTTAAAAAAGACGGTTCAGAATATAATGGAGGAACAATTTTAGATCCTACAAGTGGTAAAAAATACAAATGTTATATTACTTTAGAATCTCCTGACAAACTAAAACTTCGTGGATATGTGGGAGTTTCTCTTATGGGAAGAACACAATATTGGACTAGAGTTAAAAATTAA
- a CDS encoding YihY/virulence factor BrkB family protein, which translates to MSKEIEDRIEKLPIIRNLARLFKRIKLPWLEGFSLYDLLEMYTLGILEGAFSYHASAVSFSFFMALFPFALFILNLIPYIPIDNFQEDFLQFVQQNVPPNTFDAISKIISDILNNSHSGLLSSGFLLSIFLMANGVNGILSGFESSKHVFDKRGFFRQYLVALAISLTMTLILFVTVATIVVFEVFIQKTIIQDVLSDRIPLIILGRYLFVVLMILITSSLLLRYGTKQYNKVPFISIGSVFTTVLFVISSFFFGIWVIKFSKYNELYGSIGTLLILMFYIWINCMILLLGFELNASIRKLKQKKEK; encoded by the coding sequence ATGTCAAAAGAAATAGAAGACCGGATTGAAAAATTGCCAATAATACGCAATCTGGCCCGACTTTTTAAAAGAATTAAACTCCCTTGGTTAGAGGGATTTTCTTTGTATGATTTACTCGAAATGTACACTTTAGGAATTCTTGAAGGAGCATTTTCGTATCATGCGAGTGCGGTTTCTTTTAGCTTTTTTATGGCTTTATTTCCGTTTGCACTGTTTATATTAAACTTGATTCCTTATATCCCGATCGATAATTTTCAGGAAGATTTTCTTCAGTTTGTACAGCAAAATGTCCCGCCAAACACTTTTGATGCTATAAGTAAAATTATTAGTGATATTTTGAATAATAGTCATTCGGGCTTATTATCATCTGGATTTTTGCTTTCTATATTTTTAATGGCAAATGGAGTTAACGGAATTTTGAGTGGTTTTGAGTCCTCTAAACATGTTTTTGATAAGAGAGGTTTCTTTAGGCAATATTTGGTGGCATTGGCGATTTCTTTAACAATGACACTTATATTGTTTGTTACCGTGGCAACCATTGTCGTTTTTGAGGTATTTATTCAAAAAACAATTATTCAGGATGTATTGAGTGATCGAATTCCGCTGATTATTTTGGGCCGATATTTGTTTGTAGTTTTGATGATTTTGATAACATCTTCATTGTTATTGCGATACGGTACAAAACAATACAACAAAGTACCTTTTATAAGTATAGGATCTGTTTTTACAACGGTCTTATTTGTTATATCTTCGTTCTTTTTTGGGATTTGGGTTATAAAATTTTCAAAATATAACGAACTTTATGGTTCTATTGGGACTTTATTAATTCTAATGTTTTATATTTGGATAAACTGTATGATTCTGCTTTTAGGGTTCGAATTGAATGCTTCTATCAGAAAATTAAAACAAAAAAAAGAAAAATAA
- the nadC gene encoding carboxylating nicotinate-nucleotide diphosphorylase, with the protein MISEAQFQAELQLLVSNAIREDVGTGDYSSLACIPDTAHGQAKLLVKDQGIIAGVELAKMIFEHVDPKLKVKTYIEDGTHVEYGEVVFEVSGSSQSILKAERVVLNTMQRMSAIATKTNQYVQLLEGTGTKILDTRKTTPNFRVAEKWAVKIGGGVNHRFALYDMVMLKDNHIDFAGGITRAISKTKEYLKANNLDLKIIVEARNLDEIREILQSDGVYRILIDNFNYEDTKTAVKLIGTKCQTESSGNINEKTIREYALCGVNYISSGALTHSVYNMDLSLKAF; encoded by the coding sequence ATGATAAGCGAAGCCCAGTTTCAAGCAGAATTACAACTTTTAGTAAGCAATGCCATAAGAGAAGATGTTGGTACAGGCGATTATAGTTCGCTTGCCTGCATTCCTGATACAGCTCATGGTCAGGCGAAATTATTGGTAAAAGACCAAGGGATAATAGCTGGTGTTGAGCTTGCTAAAATGATATTTGAACATGTAGATCCGAAATTAAAAGTGAAAACTTATATCGAAGATGGAACGCATGTAGAATACGGCGAAGTTGTTTTTGAAGTTTCAGGAAGTTCACAATCTATTTTAAAAGCCGAAAGAGTGGTTTTGAATACCATGCAAAGAATGTCGGCAATTGCGACAAAAACCAACCAATATGTTCAGCTTTTAGAAGGAACTGGTACCAAGATATTAGATACCCGAAAAACAACCCCAAATTTTAGAGTGGCCGAAAAATGGGCGGTAAAAATAGGCGGTGGCGTAAATCATCGTTTTGCGCTTTATGATATGGTAATGCTGAAAGACAATCATATTGATTTTGCGGGTGGAATTACACGTGCTATTTCTAAAACAAAAGAATATTTGAAAGCAAATAATCTTGATTTGAAAATCATTGTCGAAGCCAGAAATTTAGACGAAATCAGAGAGATTCTGCAAAGCGATGGTGTTTACAGAATCCTGATCGATAATTTTAATTACGAAGACACAAAAACGGCCGTAAAATTGATTGGGACTAAATGCCAGACAGAATCTTCTGGAAATATTAACGAAAAAACCATTCGAGAATATGCTTTGTGTGGTGTAAATTATATTTCATCTGGAGCGTTAACACATTCTGTTTATAATATGGATTTGAGCTTAAAAGCTTTTTAA